The following coding sequences are from one Mycobacterium bourgelatii window:
- a CDS encoding class I SAM-dependent methyltransferase, with protein MATHSGIDVSDLSTLEQTAFLTQYARALDSRWSRPILGDTLADDIVGKIDYDFAGLGVTDSVVCQTALRAKMLDDRVRAFIAKHPDAVVVDLGAGLDTGVHRVSPPHTVDWYSIDLPRVIALRDQTMPGLDNAHSIAVSLADDNWPSGIPADRPTILIADGLFAFLSKPVIVGIFRRITDHFGSGELAFNDYGRIGWFSRVAVKLAPQRMFSSVGTQWGYAGFKDARVPESWNPRLTLVEEASLAHTPEVDLFPRWIRLATKASGKFKAGARKARILRYRF; from the coding sequence GTGGCCACTCACTCCGGAATCGACGTCAGTGACTTGTCCACGCTCGAGCAGACCGCATTCCTGACCCAGTACGCCCGAGCGCTGGATAGCCGCTGGTCCCGGCCGATCCTCGGCGACACACTCGCCGACGACATCGTCGGCAAGATCGATTACGACTTCGCCGGACTCGGCGTGACCGACAGCGTTGTCTGCCAGACGGCGCTGCGCGCCAAGATGCTCGACGACCGGGTCCGCGCGTTCATCGCCAAGCACCCCGATGCCGTGGTGGTGGATCTCGGCGCCGGGCTGGACACGGGCGTGCACCGGGTCAGCCCGCCCCACACCGTGGACTGGTACAGCATCGACCTGCCGCGCGTCATCGCGTTGCGCGATCAGACGATGCCTGGCCTCGACAACGCGCATTCCATCGCCGTGTCGCTTGCCGACGACAACTGGCCGTCCGGGATCCCGGCCGACCGACCCACCATCCTGATTGCCGACGGGCTGTTCGCGTTCCTGTCCAAGCCGGTGATCGTCGGCATCTTTCGCCGCATCACCGACCACTTCGGCTCCGGCGAGTTGGCCTTCAACGACTACGGACGCATCGGCTGGTTCAGTCGGGTTGCGGTGAAGCTGGCCCCGCAGCGGATGTTCTCCAGCGTCGGTACCCAATGGGGGTACGCGGGCTTCAAAGACGCCCGAGTGCCCGAGAGCTGGAATCCCCGGTTGACGTTGGTCGAGGAGGCCAGCCTGGCGCACACACCGGAGGTCGACCTGTTCCCGCGCTGGATTCGATTAGCTACCAAAGCATCTGGGAAATTCAAGGCCGGCGCCAGGAAGGCCCGTATCCTGCGCTACCGCTTCTAG